Proteins encoded in a region of the Acomys russatus chromosome 14, mAcoRus1.1, whole genome shotgun sequence genome:
- the Tbrg1 gene encoding transforming growth factor beta regulator 1: MSLLAGVTSEPRTPLSNMARIKRFMKKNQNEKYRLKYLRLRRAAKATVFENASICDEIARLEEKFLKAREERRYLLKKVLQLHALAEGDPQPAAPSHASSLPLAYGAASSVGTSQGAGPSTGAEEPFGKKSKKEKKEKGKENSKLEVLKKTSKKKKMEGGARKLVQPIALDPSGQPVFPIGLGGLTVYSLGEIITNRPGFHDESAIYPVGYCSTRVYASMKCPDQKCLYTCQIKDGGVQPQFEIVPEDDPQNTIVGSSADACYEELLRAISATTGKLLPNPLPCGADFFGFSHPTIHNLIQSCPEAQNCVNYQWVKFDACRPRKGQLSQELPEDDAAMSLEAFQTQTFDDDHDDSILPGSLDLPELQHEAFVSSYQPEFLTHEPLVDTDLQHLKSPSQCSPIQASD; this comes from the exons ATGAGCCTGTTGGCCGGCGTGACCTCCGAGCCGCGCACTCCTCTGTCGAACATGGCCAGGATTAAAAGGTTCATGAAGAAGAACCAGAACGAGAAGTACCGGCTGAAGTACCTGCGGCTGCGCAGAGCGGCCAAGGCCACGGTGTTT GAAAATGCTTCTATTTGTGACGAAATTGCTCGTCTTGAGGAAAAATTTCttaaagcaagagaagaaagaag ATATTTGCTGAAGAAGGTGCTCCAGCTTCATGCTCTAGCTGAAGGGGACCCGCAGCCCGCAGCTCCTTCCCATGCCTCCAGTTTGCCCCTGGCTTATGGTGCAGCCAGCTCTGTGGGAACTAGCCAGGGAGCTGGGCCCAGCACTGGGGCCGAGGAGCCATTTGGGAAGAAAtccaaaaaggagaagaaagaaaagggcaaagAGAACAGCAAACTGGAAG TACTgaagaaaacatccaagaaaaagaaaatggagggaggtGCTCGCAAGCTGGTTCAGCCCATTGCCCTGGATCCTTCAGGACAGCCCGTGTTCCCCATCGGACTAGGGGGTCTAACAGTGTATAGCCTGGGGGAG ATCATCACCAACCGGCCTGGCTTCCATGATGAGAGTGCCATCTACCCTGTGGGCTACTGCAGTACCCGAGTGTATGCCAGCATGAAGTGCCCAGACCAGAAGTGTCTGTACACCTGTCAGATCAAGGATGGTGGTGTACAGCCTCAG TTTGAAATTGTTCCTGAAGATGACCCGCAGAACACCATCGTCGGCTCTTCTGCAGATGCTTGTTACGAAGAACTGCTCAGGGCCATCAGTGCTACAAC GGGGAAACTGCTGCCTAACCCACTTCCATGTGGTGCTGACTTCTTTGGGTTTTCTCATCCAACCATCCATAACCTGATTCAGAGTTGTCCAGAAGCCCAAAACTGTGTCAA TTACCAGTGGGTGAAATTCGATGCATGCAGACCCAGGAAGGGGCAGCTCTCCCAGGAATTACCAGAGGACGATGCAGCTATGAGCCTTGAAGCCTTTCAGACGCAGACATTTGATGATGACCATGACGACTCCATTCTGCCAG GATCCCTGGACCTACCTGAACTTCAGCATGAAGCCTTTGTGTCGTCTTACCAGCCTGAGTTCCTGACACACGAGCCCTTGGTAGACACTGACCTGCAGCACCTGAAGTCTCCATCCCAGTGTAGCCCAATTCAGGCTTCAGACTGA
- the Panx3 gene encoding pannexin-3: MSLAHTAAEYMLSDALLPDRRGSRLKGLRLELPLDNMVKFVTVGFPLLLMSLAFAQEFSSGSPISCFSPSNFSGRQAAYVDSSCWDSLAHYKQDEAGQYTVKSLWPHKALPYALLALAVAMYLPVLLWQYAAVPALSSDLLFIISELDKSYNRSIRLVQHMLKIRQKSSDPHVFWDELEKARKERYFEFPLLERYLACKQRSHSLVATYLLRNSLLLIFTSATYLYLGHFHLGVFFQEEFSCSIKTGLLHNETHVPELITCRLTSLSVFQIVSLSSAAIYTILVPVIIYNLTRLCRWDKRLLSIYEMLPAFDLLSRKMLGCPINDLNVILLFLRANISELISFSWLSVLCVLKDTTTQKHNIDTVVDFMTLLAGLEPSKPKHLTQHMCDEHP, encoded by the exons ATGTCGCTggcacacacagctgcagagtATATGCTCTCTGATGCCCTGCTGCCTGACCGCAGGGGCTCTCGCCTCAAAGGACTACGTCTGGAACTGCCTCTGGACAACATGGTCAAGTTCGTTACTGTGGGCTTCCCCTTGCTCCTGATGTCTCTGGCTTTCGCCCAGGAGTTCTCATCAG GGTCTCCGATCAGCTGTTTCTCGCCCAGCAACTTCAGTGGCAGGCAGGCTGCGTATGTGGACAGCTCctgctgggactcactggctCACTATAAGCAGGACGAAGCTGGCCAGTACACGGTGAAATCTCTCTGGCCTCACAAG GCCCTCCCCTATGCTCTATTGGCCCTGGCTGTGGCCATGTATCTGCCAGTGCTGCTGTGGCAATATGCAGCTGTGCCAGCACTCAGCTCAGACCTGCTGTTCATCATCAGTGAGCTGGACAAGTCCTACAACCGCTCCATCCGCCTGGTGCAACACATGCTGAAGATCCGGCAGAAGAGCTCTGACCCCCATGTCTTCTGGGATGAGCTAGAGAA GGCCCGGAAAGAACGGTACTTTGAATTCCCCTTGCTGGAGCGGTACCTGGCATGCAAGCAGCGCTCGCATTCGCTAGTGGCCACCTACCTCCTGAGGAACTCGCTCTTACTCATCTTCACCTCAGCTACTTACCTGTACCTTGGCCACTTCCATTTAGGTGTCTTCTTCCAAGAAGAATTCAGCTGCTCCATCAAGACAGGGTtgttacataatgagacccatGTGCCAGAGCTGATCACATGCAGGCTGACCTCCCTGTCTGTTTTCCAGATTGTTAGTCTCTCCAGTGCAGCAATATACACCATACTTGTTCCAGTGATAATATACAACCTCACACGGCTATGTCGGTGGGACAAACGCCTCCTCTCCATCTATGAGATGCTCCCAGCTTTTGATCTCCTCAGCAGAAAGATGCTAGGGTGCCCTATCAATGACCTCAATGTGATCCTTCTTTTCCTCCGAGCTAACATCTCTGAGCTCATCTCTTTTAGCTGGCTGAGTGTCTTATGTGTGTTGAAGGATACAACCACCCAGAAACACAACATTGACACAGTGGTTGATTTTATGACCTTATTGGCTGGCTTAGAACCCTCAAAACCTAAACATCTCACCCAACATATGTGTGATGAACAcccatag